From Egibacteraceae bacterium, one genomic window encodes:
- the pxpB gene encoding 5-oxoprolinase subunit PxpB, with protein sequence MRLLDCGDVGVLVELDDLDEVLGLQAELVERRPAGVVDLVPATRTLLVRIDPAVTTAGALRRLLGGLQPRAPGDRQAGSVEIPVVYDREDLPEVGDLTGLGARGVVEAHTGQTWTVAFAGFVPGFGYLVGEDERLHVPRRSEPRTRVPAGSVGLAGPFSGVYPRASPGGWQLIGSTELAMWDLDRDPPALLEPGVRVRFVEAS encoded by the coding sequence GTGAGGCTGCTCGACTGCGGCGACGTCGGCGTCCTCGTCGAGCTCGACGACCTCGACGAGGTGCTCGGTCTGCAGGCCGAGCTCGTCGAGCGGCGTCCGGCGGGCGTCGTCGACCTCGTGCCCGCCACCCGGACGCTGCTCGTGCGCATCGACCCGGCGGTGACGACGGCCGGCGCCCTGCGCCGGCTCCTCGGCGGCCTGCAACCTCGGGCCCCGGGGGACCGGCAGGCCGGCTCCGTGGAGATCCCCGTCGTGTACGACCGGGAGGACCTCCCCGAGGTGGGTGACCTCACGGGTCTCGGGGCGCGCGGGGTCGTGGAGGCGCACACCGGGCAGACGTGGACGGTAGCGTTCGCCGGGTTCGTGCCCGGATTCGGTTACCTCGTCGGCGAGGACGAGCGGCTGCACGTCCCGCGGCGCAGCGAACCCCGCACCCGGGTCCCGGCCGGGTCGGTCGGCCTCGCGGGCCCGTTCAGCGGCGTCTACCCGCGCGCCTCGCCGGGCGGCTGGCAGCTCATCGGAAGTACCGAGCTCGCCATGTGGGACCTCGACCGCGATCCTCCCGCGCTGCTCGAACCCGGGGTGCGGGTGCGGTTCGTGGAGGCGTCGTGA
- a CDS encoding biotin-dependent carboxyltransferase family protein, with protein sequence MTGTLEVVAPGPLATVQDLGRPGLAMWGVTASGAADRRALRLGNRLVGNPEGSAALEVTFGGARLRPDADALLALTGAPCPAAIDGSPVGHNAVLTLRGGQELRLGAPRSGLRTYVAVRGGLDVPAVLGSRATDVLAGLGPPVVKAGDRLPVGRPAGEPPGVDVAPVPDPPAGEVRLRVRLGPRDDWFAQAAADALVTAAWTVSQQSNRVGLRLEGTPLERAVSGELPSEGMVRGSLQVPPSGLPTLLLADHPITGGYPVIAVVLDADVDGVGQVRPGQQLRFVATAAG encoded by the coding sequence GTGACCGGGACGCTCGAGGTGGTGGCGCCCGGTCCGCTCGCGACCGTCCAGGACCTCGGCCGGCCGGGCCTTGCGATGTGGGGGGTGACCGCCTCGGGCGCCGCCGACCGCAGGGCGCTGCGCCTTGGCAACCGCCTCGTCGGCAACCCCGAGGGCAGCGCCGCGCTCGAGGTGACCTTCGGGGGGGCGCGGCTGCGTCCCGACGCCGACGCGCTGCTCGCCCTCACCGGGGCGCCGTGCCCCGCTGCGATCGACGGCAGCCCGGTCGGGCACAACGCGGTGCTCACCCTGCGGGGCGGGCAGGAGCTGCGTCTCGGGGCGCCCCGCAGCGGCCTGCGGACCTACGTCGCGGTACGGGGCGGCCTCGACGTGCCGGCCGTGCTCGGGTCCCGGGCCACCGATGTGCTCGCCGGGCTGGGCCCACCCGTGGTGAAGGCCGGCGACCGCCTGCCCGTCGGGCGGCCGGCGGGCGAGCCGCCCGGGGTGGACGTCGCGCCGGTGCCGGATCCGCCGGCGGGCGAGGTCCGGTTGCGGGTGCGCCTCGGCCCCCGCGACGACTGGTTCGCGCAGGCGGCGGCGGACGCGCTGGTCACCGCAGCCTGGACGGTGAGCCAGCAGAGCAACCGGGTGGGCCTGCGACTGGAGGGCACTCCCCTCGAGCGTGCCGTTTCGGGCGAGTTGCCGAGCGAGGGCATGGTCCGCGGGTCCCTGCAGGTGCCGCCCTCGGGCCTGCCGACGCTGCTGCTCGCCGACCACCCGATCACCGGGGGCTACCCGGTCATCGCCGTCGTGCTCGACGCGGACGTCGACGGGGTGGGTCAGGTCCGTCCCGGCCAGCAGCTGCGCTTCGTCGCGACCGCCGCCGGGTGA
- a CDS encoding PspA/IM30 family protein: MARTVIGRIGQLVRANVSALLDGADDPEKMLDQLLRDFSASIAEAESAVAQTVGNLRLLEDDRDEAREAAEEWGRKAAAAAARAEQLAAEGSPDADRFTELARVALRRQIGYEKQVETFSTQIAQQEGLATQLRSGLDKVRAKHEDLVRRRDELVSRARAAEARTKMHESVHSVLDPGAELGRFEEHVRRQEAEVLGMEEVSAYSLEAQREGLEELGDDTEVQRRLDALRASGS; this comes from the coding sequence ATGGCCCGCACCGTCATCGGCAGGATCGGTCAGCTCGTCCGCGCGAACGTGAGCGCGCTCCTCGACGGCGCCGATGATCCCGAGAAGATGCTCGACCAGCTCCTCCGCGACTTCTCCGCGAGCATCGCCGAAGCCGAGAGCGCCGTCGCGCAGACCGTCGGCAACCTCCGCCTGCTCGAAGACGACCGCGACGAGGCCCGTGAGGCCGCCGAGGAGTGGGGACGCAAGGCGGCCGCGGCGGCCGCACGCGCGGAGCAGCTCGCCGCGGAGGGGTCCCCCGACGCCGACCGCTTCACCGAGCTCGCCCGCGTCGCCCTGCGCCGCCAGATCGGCTACGAGAAGCAGGTCGAGACCTTCTCGACCCAGATCGCCCAGCAGGAGGGGCTGGCGACGCAGCTGAGAAGCGGGCTCGACAAGGTCCGCGCGAAGCACGAGGACCTCGTGCGCCGCCGCGACGAGCTCGTCAGCCGCGCGCGGGCGGCGGAGGCCCGCACGAAGATGCACGAGTCCGTCCACAGCGTGCTCGACCCGGGCGCGGAGCTCGGCCGCTTCGAGGAGCACGTGCGGCGTCAGGAAGCCGAGGTCCTCGGCATGGAGGAGGTTTCGGCGTACTCCCTCGAAGCGCAGCGCGAGGGGCTCGAGGAGCTCGGCGACGACACCGAGGTCCAGCGCCGCCTCGACGCCCTGCGCGCCAGCGGCTCCTGA